Proteins from one Candidatus Aegiribacteria sp. genomic window:
- a CDS encoding methyltransferase domain-containing protein, whose product MLGSELKYDKTLSCFERVYISIFGVPINGLRIRARRILPEIKGNYRNILDIGSGQGIITYEIARRFPQSEVVGIDILKNLVERDNRVAEEIGLENCRFEVMDIMDIDYENYFDLVVTVDILEHIKDDDRALKQFNKVLKPGGLLLLHVPAYERRWLFFGWKVNFDVEGHFRPGYSIEDISQKITDAGFELIEAYHSYGWIETITNNISYLITEARMKRKILYALVFPFLNFFSWFGKNSRPEKGAGVMVKAKKA is encoded by the coding sequence AGAGGGTATATATATCGATTTTCGGTGTACCGATAAATGGGTTACGAATCAGAGCACGAAGAATTCTGCCTGAAATCAAAGGCAATTATCGAAACATTCTCGATATCGGTTCAGGACAGGGAATAATTACGTACGAAATCGCGAGAAGATTTCCTCAAAGCGAAGTTGTTGGTATTGACATTCTCAAGAATCTTGTCGAGCGGGACAACCGGGTAGCGGAGGAAATTGGATTAGAAAACTGCCGGTTTGAAGTTATGGATATTATGGATATTGATTACGAGAATTATTTTGACCTCGTGGTTACCGTAGATATTCTTGAGCATATCAAGGACGATGACAGAGCTTTGAAGCAATTCAACAAAGTTCTCAAACCCGGTGGTTTGCTTCTGCTTCATGTTCCGGCATACGAGCGAAGATGGCTGTTTTTCGGATGGAAAGTCAATTTCGATGTCGAGGGGCATTTCAGACCCGGATATTCAATCGAGGACATTTCACAAAAGATTACCGACGCGGGCTTTGAACTCATCGAAGCCTATCATAGTTATGGATGGATAGAAACCATTACGAATAACATTTCGTATCTGATAACCGAAGCGAGAATGAAACGCAAAATACTCTACGCGCTTGTATTCCCTTTTCTTAATTTCTTTTCGTGGTTCGGGAAAAACTCCCGGCCGGAAAAAGGTGCGGGTGTTATGGTAAAAGCGAAAAAGGCATAG